The Siphonobacter curvatus DNA window CTACGTTTAGACTAAACCTCTGGCGTGGATAAAGAGCGAAGTGAGTACTAGCTTAAGTGACCTTAAACGTTCTCCGTTTTTAATAGCAGACTCCAGAAAGGAGGTGTTCCAGCCGCACCTTCCGGTACGGCTACCTTGTTACGACTTAGCCCCAGTCGCCTGTTTTACCCTAATCGACCTTGAACCGGCCGACTTCAGGTACACCAAACTCCCATGGCTTGACGGGCGGTGTGTACAAGGTCCGGGAACGTATTCACCGGATCATGGCTGATACCCGATTACTAGCGATTCCAGCTTCATGAGGTCGAGTTGCAGACCTCAATCCGAACTGTGATCGGCTTTAGAGATTGGCTCCTTGTTACCAAGTGGCGACCCTTTGTACCGACCATTGTAGCACGTGTGTGGCCCTGGGCGTAAGGGCCATGATGACTTGACGTCGTCCCCTCCTTCCTCTCTGTTTGCACAGGCAGTCCGAGTAGAGTCCCCGACTTGACTCGCTGGTAACTACTCGCAGGGGTTGCGCTCGTTGCGGGACTTAACCCAACACCTCACGGCACGAGCTGACGACAGCCATGCAGCACCTTGTTTCGTGTCCTTGCGGACGCTACCATTTCTGATAGCTTCACTCACATTCTAGCCCAGGTAAGGTTCCTCGCGTATCATCGAATTAAACCACATGCTCCACCGCTTGTGCGGACCCCCGTCAATTCCTTTGAGTTTCACCGTTGCCGGCGTACTCCCCAGGTGGATAACTTAACGGTTTCCCTAAGCCGCTGACACCAAGTGCCAACAGCGAGTTATCATCGTTTACAGTGTGGACTACCAGGGTATCTAATCCTGTTTGATCCCCACACTTTCGTGCCTCAGCGTCAGTGAGTGTCCAGTAACCTGCCTTCGCAATTGGCGTTCTTGATCATATCTATGCATTTCACCGCTACACGATCAATTCCAGCTACCTCTGCACTACTCAAGTTTACCAGTATCAATGGCACTGCAATCGTTGAGCGATCGTCTTTCACCACTGACTTAATAAACCGCCTACGCACCCTTTAAACCCAATAAATCCGGACAACGCTTGCACCCTACGTATTACCGCGGCTGCTGGCACGTAGTTAGCCGGTGCTTATTCGATAGGTACCGTCAACTGGTCACGCATGACCTCTTTCTTCCCTATCAAAAGCAGTTTACAACCCAGAGGGCCTTCTTCCTGCACGCGGCATGGCTGGGTCAGAGTTTCCTCCATTGCCCAATATTCCCTACTGCTGCCTCCCGTAGGAGTCTGGCCCGTATCTCAGTGCCAGTGTGGGGGATTCTCCTCTCAGAGCCCCTATCGATCGTCGCCTTGGTGAGCCGTTACCTGCACCAACTAGCTAATCGAACGCATGCCCATCTCTAACCGAATTGCTTCTTTAGCAGTATCACGATGCCGTGCCCCTGCGTTACGGGGTATTAGCAGCAGTTTCCCGCTGTTGTCCCCCAGTTAAAGGTAGGTTGCATACGCGTTACGCACCCGTACGCCACTGGTATTGCTACCCGTTTGACTTGCATGTATTAGGCCTGCCGCTAGCGTTCATCCTGAGCCAGGATCAAACTCTCCATTGTAAAGATCATTTGTCTTGTGACTCGTTTATAAAGTATGACTTTTAGTGGTTAGTTCATCGCTCTAAGAAAGAGTGATAAACCGTGACACTTGTCAACCTTACCGTTGTCGTTGCTGTTTGCTGACTATTAAAAGCTAATCCTAAGATTAACTCCGTCTCTTCATCACGTCAAAGAACTTTTGTCATCTACCCTTCAAACTCGAAAGGCGATCACTTCGGTGTTAAAACGAATTAAAGCACGTTTGCCTTAATTTTTAACTTAAAAACTGCTACTAACTCTTTACTCAAAAACGACTTAAACTTCTCACTTTCAGTTACTTGCCGTTCTTTCTTTCAGAACCGGAGTGCAAAGATACAAGACTCAATTTCGTTTGTCAAGAAAAAGTTGAAATTTATTTTTTCAAGCTTTCTGCTTCACTCGAACCCCGCTACCTCCTTCACTTTTCCTTTCGTTCCTTGCTTTTCTCTGCTGGCCTTACTTTCAAAACCGGACTGCAAAGGTAAGTCATTTAGTCGCCGCTTGTCAAGAAAAAAGTGAAAATTTATTTTCTTCCTTTTCTTAACTTCCCATCGCCTCGTCCACCGCTTAACTGCCTTTGCCTCAAGTGTTTACACTTACTTTCAAGTGCCTTTCCCGTCGTTTGGGAGTGCAAAGATATCACTCAAAAACCGCCCTTGTCAAGCATGAAATGAAAATAATGAATGACCTTTTTGAGGATTCCCTGATTTACAGGAACTTATGACCAAAAAATTCCTGAAACTTTTTTACAGTCGCCTCGTTACCCCCTTTCAGCCCTAAAAGCCCCGCTTTTATGCACTTCTTTGGCCCTTCTACCCCTTGAGTTTGGCTTTCTACGGCTACCCAACAGCTTAACCTATCCTTTCTTTGGCTTTCCTTATAAATACCATCGCATAATGCTTTCAGAGATGGTTTGATAGATACGGGCTAGCTCGGGTTGATCTTCCAATAACTGTAGATGGCGAGCCATCGTAGTTTGATCACCTCTTCGGGCGGGGCCGGTTTGAACTTCGGCGGGATGATCTGCTTCGAGCGCTTTACGTAGGGTCTCCTTTAAGATAGGCTTCATTAATTCGAAGTCCAGATTATGCTCGGCTAGTAAGTCTTTGGTGAGAGCCCAGAGATGATTGGGAAAGTTATTCGCTAATACGGCCGCCAAATGTAACTGTAGTCGCTCTTCGGAATTGACCAGATATACTTCATCACTAATGGTTCGGGCGATTTCGATCAACTGGTGCTCGATCTCTTCATTTTCTCCCTCAATACAGATGGGCACTTCCTTCCAATTCAGTGGTATCTTTTTATTAATACTTTGTAGGGGATAGAAAACGCCCGTGCGTAAGGGGACATCGCTGTGTACCCGCAGTAAGTTCTGTAAAACGGTTAATGATTTTGCCCCGGCTGTATGTACCACCAATGCCTCCTCCGGCCATACGATCTGTGGGATGATCTTTTCCAGAGCGTCATCGCTCGTTGTGAGCAGGAAGAGTTCGGCTTCGCTTTCAGCAAAGTTTAGTTCGTTCGTTGCTACGGCTATGGATAGTCGGTCGCTCAGTGCCTCAGCGTTCGGCAACTTTCGACTATAGATGGTAATGATGTCGTGTCCGGCCCCCTCTAATTCTACCGCAAGATGATGAGCTACGTTTCCGGCTCCAATCAGTGCGATTTTCATAGGTGTATATATAATAGGTTAGAAAAGCGTTGGTATTGCCTAAGCACTTAGTAGGGTTTTCAGTGACTGATACGCCCGTCCACTTTCCAGCGACTCCTTAGCCCGATCCAAGGCTTCCTCCAATGAAATATCCTGAGCGGCGTATAAAGCAGTCGCCGCATTGGCCAGTACTACCTGAGTTTGGGCTGGCGTTCCGCGATTCTCTAGAATGCGAACCAGCAGGTCGGCGGATTCCTGTAAATTGTTTCCACCCGCCAGACTTTCGGGTGTCCATTGGCTCAATCCCATTTCTTCGGGACTCACCTGGCGGGTTTCATGGTTGTTCATCAACAGAAAATTTCCCGTAAGCGATACTTCATCGTACCCATCGTAGGCATGTACAATCGCAAACCGTACACCAGCGGATCGCAGTACCCCCGCATACAATTCGGCGACATCAGGATTATACACGCCTGACAGCTGCCGCTGTACAAAGGCCGGATTCATCAAGGGTCCTAATAAATTAAAGAAAGTTTTGAATCCAAGCTCCCGGCGGACATTACCCACGTGCTTCATCGCCGGATGAAACAAGGGAGCATGCAAGTAGCAAATACCCGCCGATTCGAGTTGCCGTCGCAAGTGATCGTAATCGTTTGTAAACTGATACCCTAATCGCTCAATCACTGTTGAAGAACCGACCGAAGACGAAACACCGTGATTGCCGTGCTTGGCAACCTTCTGCCCTGCCCCGGCGACCACAAAAGCTGAAGTCGTAGAAATATTGAAGGTGTTTTTTCCGTCACCACCCGTACCGCATACGTCCATGGGTTCGAATTCCCGGAAATCGACGGCAACGCAAAGCTCCAGCATGGCCTGCCGGAATCCATTGAGTTCAGGAACGCTGAGTCCCTTAATCGCATAGGCCGTTAGAAAAGCAGCCGTTTGGGAGGGATTTACTTCACCCTGACCAATGGAGAGCAGAGCCTGATAGGCCTGTTCGGTAGTCAGGGCTTGTTGGTTTAACAATTGGGAAAGAAGCTCTTTCATGCGTAAGTTTTGGCTTATACTATATATATAGAAGGAGAACGGAGTGAATGATTTATTTCAACCAGTTACTCAACATTTCTTTTCCATATTCAGTTAGATACGCTTCGGGGTGAAACTGCACGCCACGAACATCGTATGTTGTATGAGCCTCGGCCAGTACAAAGCCATTTTCATCAACGGCAGTTACTTTCAATTCTTCGGGCATAGACTCGGGTACTACCGTCCAGGAATGGTACCGGCATACTTCAATGGATTCGGGCAAGCCCTGGAATAACTTCTCGGTTGTATCCGTGATTACACACTTGGTCGTTACGCCGTGCAGAACATCGCCCATGTTATGCAATTTCGCTCCAAAGGCTTCGCCGATGGCCTGATGGCCCAAACAAACGCCAAAGATGGATTTGGTAGGTGCGTATTCCCGAATCAAATCCAGCATAATCCCCGCTTCCTCAGGAATACCTGGACCAGGCGACAAAAGGATCTTATCGTACTGGGCTACTTCTTCGAGGGTAATCTTATCATTGCGAAAGACATCCACCTCGTGACCCATTTCCTTTAATAGATACACTAGGTTGTACACGAATGAATCGTAATTATCGAGTACTAATATTTTGTAAGGCATTTTTTGTTATTCGTTGTTGGTTGATTGTTGTTAGTCATCAACAATCAGCTGATTTTATAAACATTTGGCCCAATTAGCGTTCCCTTCACGCTAAACTCATAACTCTTCCGCCATTTCCATGGCTTTGCGTAGGGCGGCTAGTTTGCTGTGAATTTCCTGTAATTCGCTTTCCACGTTCGACTTTGCTACAACGCCCATACCGGCCTGATAAAACAGCGTATTGTTTTTACTAAGGAAGGTACGAATGGCGATGGCATGGTTGAAATCTCCGTTGAAGTTCAAATGACCGATGGCTCCCCCGTAGATACTCCGGTTGGTCGTTTCATAACGATTAATGATCGTCATGGCGTTGTGCTTGGGAGCACCGGACAGCGTACCCGCCGGAAAAGTATCCGCTACTAGTTGCAGGGGATTGGTACCCGCCGTCATCTTACCCACTACTTTCGAAACCAGGTGAATCACGTGACTATAGTATTGCACCTCCTTAAAAGTTTCCACCTGCACGGAATCACTGCTGCGACTTAGATCATTCCGGGCTAAATCCACCAGCATCACGTGTTCGGCGGATTCCTTCGGATCGGCCAGTAACTCACGGGCCAGTTCGGCGTCGCGTTCATCATCGCCCGTCCGGCGGAAGGTACCCGCGATGGGGTGAATCTCGGCCAGTCCATTTTTGATGAAAATCTGCTTTTCGGGCGAAGAGCCGAAAATATGGTACGTGCCGAAGTCGAAGTAAAATAGATACGGCGAAGGATTGATGGAACGCAGGGCTCGGTATACCTGGAAATCGTCGCCTTCAAACGTATGTGAAAAACGACGGGATGGCACAATCTGGAACACGTCCCCGCGTAAGCAGTGGCCAATGCATTTGTTGACGACTTCCCGCATTTCCTCATCCGTCCGATTGGTTTCCTCTTCGCCTTCCAGCTTAAACTTTCCCGAAGACGTTTTAGGCGTTTGAATCAAAAACTCCAGTTGACTTAAACCTTCCGTATTCTTGTTTTGCGTATCGCCATACTGGTGTTCAAAGAGGTACACTTCGTTTTTAAAGTGATTGAACACGATGACGTACCGATACACATAATAGACAATCTGCGGAATGGCTGACTCGGGGCTTTTGGGCTGAATTTCGATGTCTTCGAAGTATTCCACCGAATCATAGGTCATGTGGCCAAAGAGTCCGCCCGTTGGAAAGGGAAAGCCCGAGTTTTTTTCTTCAAAACAACCCGCAAAATTCCGCAGAGCGGCTACAGCGTCTTTCCGACGTTCGAGGGTAAACCGCTCGGTGGTACCGTCGGGAAATTTCTGCGTTACGACGTCTTCGTCCAGGATAAAGCTGGCGACGGGATCACAGCCAATAAAACTCATACTGTTCTGCATGGCGTGGTAATCGGCACTTTCCAGCAAAACGGTGTTCGGAAACTGACGCCGTAAGCGTTGATAGGCACTCACGGGCGTCAGCATATCGGCCAGCAAGCGGCGGTGATGGGTCGTAATTGAAAAGTTTTTCACAGTACGTTGATTCGTTATTCGCACGGGTGGGGAGACTGCCGCTCTACCAGCTAAACTACCTCCGTGTGAAGGTTACTAAGGGATTTAAACGCACAACGCCCACTGTTCGGCTGAACAGCGGGCGTTGTGGCTTGTGCTTATTGATTCGCTTACATGACGCAAAAAGAGGCTGTTCAACGGAGAGATCCCAGTTGCCACCACCAAGCTTTTGCGAATGAAACGTTCATAGTCAGATACATTAATTTCGACAAACTTAAAAA harbors:
- the trpD gene encoding anthranilate phosphoribosyltransferase; this translates as MKELLSQLLNQQALTTEQAYQALLSIGQGEVNPSQTAAFLTAYAIKGLSVPELNGFRQAMLELCVAVDFREFEPMDVCGTGGDGKNTFNISTTSAFVVAGAGQKVAKHGNHGVSSSVGSSTVIERLGYQFTNDYDHLRRQLESAGICYLHAPLFHPAMKHVGNVRRELGFKTFFNLLGPLMNPAFVQRQLSGVYNPDVAELYAGVLRSAGVRFAIVHAYDGYDEVSLTGNFLLMNNHETRQVSPEEMGLSQWTPESLAGGNNLQESADLLVRILENRGTPAQTQVVLANAATALYAAQDISLEEALDRAKESLESGRAYQSLKTLLSA
- a CDS encoding Rossmann-like and DUF2520 domain-containing protein — translated: MKIALIGAGNVAHHLAVELEGAGHDIITIYSRKLPNAEALSDRLSIAVATNELNFAESEAELFLLTTSDDALEKIIPQIVWPEEALVVHTAGAKSLTVLQNLLRVHSDVPLRTGVFYPLQSINKKIPLNWKEVPICIEGENEEIEHQLIEIARTISDEVYLVNSEERLQLHLAAVLANNFPNHLWALTKDLLAEHNLDFELMKPILKETLRKALEADHPAEVQTGPARRGDQTTMARHLQLLEDQPELARIYQTISESIMRWYL
- a CDS encoding anthranilate synthase component I family protein produces the protein MKNFSITTHHRRLLADMLTPVSAYQRLRRQFPNTVLLESADYHAMQNSMSFIGCDPVASFILDEDVVTQKFPDGTTERFTLERRKDAVAALRNFAGCFEEKNSGFPFPTGGLFGHMTYDSVEYFEDIEIQPKSPESAIPQIVYYVYRYVIVFNHFKNEVYLFEHQYGDTQNKNTEGLSQLEFLIQTPKTSSGKFKLEGEEETNRTDEEMREVVNKCIGHCLRGDVFQIVPSRRFSHTFEGDDFQVYRALRSINPSPYLFYFDFGTYHIFGSSPEKQIFIKNGLAEIHPIAGTFRRTGDDERDAELARELLADPKESAEHVMLVDLARNDLSRSSDSVQVETFKEVQYYSHVIHLVSKVVGKMTAGTNPLQLVADTFPAGTLSGAPKHNAMTIINRYETTNRSIYGGAIGHLNFNGDFNHAIAIRTFLSKNNTLFYQAGMGVVAKSNVESELQEIHSKLAALRKAMEMAEEL
- a CDS encoding anthranilate synthase component II, with the translated sequence MPYKILVLDNYDSFVYNLVYLLKEMGHEVDVFRNDKITLEEVAQYDKILLSPGPGIPEEAGIMLDLIREYAPTKSIFGVCLGHQAIGEAFGAKLHNMGDVLHGVTTKCVITDTTEKLFQGLPESIEVCRYHSWTVVPESMPEELKVTAVDENGFVLAEAHTTYDVRGVQFHPEAYLTEYGKEMLSNWLK